The following are encoded together in the Mycteria americana isolate JAX WOST 10 ecotype Jacksonville Zoo and Gardens chromosome 2, USCA_MyAme_1.0, whole genome shotgun sequence genome:
- the DERL1 gene encoding derlin-1, which translates to MSDLGDWFRSIPLITRYWFAGSIAVPLIGKLGLVSPVYLFLWPDAFINRFQIWRPITATFFFPVGPGTGFLYLVNLYFLYQYSSRLETGAFDGRPADYMFMLLFNWICIVITGLAMDMQLLMIPLIMSVLYVWAQLNRDMIVSFWFGTRFKACYLPWVILGFNYIIGGSVINELIGNLVGHLYFFLMFKYPMDLGGRNFLSTPQFLYRWLPNRRGGVSGFGVPPASMRRAAEDQQGGGRHNWGQGFRLGDQ; encoded by the exons aTGTCGGACCTGGGGGACTGGTTCCGGAGCATCCCGCTGATCACCCGCTACTGGTTCGCCGGCTCCATCGCGGTGCCGCTTATCGGCAAGCTGGGCCTCGTCAGCCCCGTCTACCTCTTCCTCTGGCCCGACGCCTTCATCAACCGCTTCCAG ATCTGGCGGCCGATAACTGCaactttcttcttcccagtgGGACCTGGAACAGGATTTCTCTACTTGGtgaatttgtatttcttgtatCAATATTCATCACGATTAGAAACAG GGGCTTTTGATGGAAGGCCAGCAGATTACATGTTCATGCTTCTGTTTAATTGGATCTGCATTGTT ATAACTGGCTTGGCAATGGACATGCAG TTGCTGATGATTCCACTCATCATGTCAGTACTTTATGTGTGGGCCCAGCTGAACAGAGACATGATTGTATCGTTTTGGTTTGGAACAAGATTTAAG GCCTGTTACCTTCCATGGGTTATTCTGGGATTCAACTACATCATTGGTGGATC AGTCATCAATGAGCTGATAGGAAATCTGGTTGGACACCTGTATTTCTTCTTAATGTTTAAATATCCAATGGATTTGGGAGGAAGGAATTTTCTGTCTACACCTCAGTTCCT GTACCGCTGGCTGCCAAATAGGAGAGGAGGAGTGTCGGGGTTTGGTGTCCCACCCGCTAGCatgagaagagctgcagaagatCAGCAGGGTGGTGGAAGACACAACTGGGGCCAAGGTTTCCGGCTAGGTGACCAGTGA